Proteins co-encoded in one Paracrocinitomix mangrovi genomic window:
- a CDS encoding phosphoribosyltransferase family protein, which translates to MNDKLVVLNKEQIRQKTERIAFEILENTFEEPCVFIVGIEGNGYLFAERLVEQLAKHTDQELRLVKIIIDKNVPLEHEIKMSVEKEELKGATVVLVDDVINSGRTMIHAVRVLLEEPLNMLKVATLVNRTHRRFPVQADFVGVHISTTLQDNIIVELNENEIAYLA; encoded by the coding sequence ATGAATGATAAACTGGTGGTTTTAAACAAAGAACAAATTCGCCAAAAAACGGAGCGAATTGCTTTTGAGATTTTAGAAAATACTTTTGAAGAGCCTTGTGTTTTTATTGTGGGTATTGAGGGCAACGGTTATTTGTTTGCAGAAAGATTGGTGGAGCAACTAGCTAAACACACTGATCAGGAATTAAGACTGGTGAAAATTATCATTGATAAAAACGTTCCGCTTGAGCATGAGATTAAAATGTCAGTTGAAAAAGAGGAACTAAAAGGTGCTACTGTGGTGTTGGTTGATGATGTTATCAACTCGGGCCGTACAATGATTCACGCCGTGCGCGTATTACTTGAAGAGCCTTTGAATATGCTTAAAGTAGCCACACTTGTTAACCGCACTCACCGTAGATTTCCGGTACAGGCAGACTTTGTAGGTGTTCATATTTCTACCACATTACAAGACAATATTATTGTTGAGCTAAATGAGAACGAGATTGCTTATTTGGCTTAG
- a CDS encoding enoyl-CoA hydratase-related protein: MSTILFEIKDNVAYITLNRPAVYNSFNKEMSLEMQNRLDECEENDEVRAIYIKGEGKAFCAGQDLGEVTDPNGPELTSIVRDHYNPIIERIRNIEKPIIGAVNGVAAGAGANIALACDICVATASASFIQAFSMIGLIPDSGGTFTLPRLVGFQKASALMMLGDKVGAEDAERMNMIYKFYSDETFDEESKKLAMKLAQMPTKGLGLTKRALNLSMISDLTTQLKTEEELQTIAGSTYDYNEGVAAFLEKRKPSFKGE; the protein is encoded by the coding sequence ATGAGTACTATTCTATTCGAAATAAAAGATAATGTGGCTTATATCACCCTAAACAGACCTGCGGTGTATAATAGCTTTAACAAGGAAATGTCCCTTGAAATGCAAAACAGATTAGACGAGTGTGAAGAGAATGATGAGGTGCGCGCTATCTACATCAAAGGTGAAGGTAAAGCTTTTTGTGCTGGACAAGATTTAGGTGAGGTGACAGATCCAAACGGACCTGAGTTAACATCTATCGTTAGAGATCACTACAATCCAATTATTGAACGAATTAGAAATATTGAAAAACCAATTATTGGTGCAGTAAACGGTGTTGCAGCCGGCGCAGGAGCTAATATTGCCTTAGCATGTGATATTTGTGTGGCAACTGCATCTGCTTCTTTTATCCAGGCTTTTAGTATGATTGGATTGATTCCTGATTCTGGAGGAACTTTTACATTACCACGTTTGGTAGGATTTCAGAAAGCTTCTGCATTAATGATGTTAGGTGATAAGGTAGGGGCTGAAGATGCTGAGCGAATGAACATGATTTACAAATTCTATTCAGACGAAACTTTCGACGAAGAATCAAAGAAATTGGCAATGAAATTAGCTCAAATGCCTACAAAAGGCTTAGGTTTAACTAAGAGAGCTTTGAATTTATCAATGATTTCAGATCTAACTACACAATTAAAAACAGAAGAGGAATTGCAAACCATAGCTGGATCAACTTATGATTATAACGAAGGAGTTGCAGCCTTTTTAGAAAAAAGAAAACCATCATTTAAAGGAGAGTAA
- a CDS encoding four helix bundle protein — protein sequence MSDFTELQAWKEGRIFRNTIREFVQTLPKNEEYRLKDQIIRSSRSVTNNIAEGHGRFHYQENIQFCRAARGSLTETKDHLIIALDHEYINQNEFDDLMSQYEKCIKILNGYINFLGREKQKFNDNKKNSK from the coding sequence ATGTCGGATTTTACAGAATTACAAGCTTGGAAAGAAGGACGTATATTTCGAAATACGATTAGGGAGTTTGTTCAAACATTGCCAAAAAATGAGGAGTATAGATTGAAAGATCAAATTATTCGTTCAAGTAGATCTGTTACCAATAATATTGCTGAAGGTCATGGTCGTTTCCATTATCAGGAAAATATACAATTTTGTCGCGCAGCTAGAGGATCTTTGACAGAAACAAAAGATCACTTGATTATTGCTTTAGATCATGAATACATCAATCAGAATGAATTTGACGATTTGATGTCTCAATATGAAAAATGCATTAAAATATTAAATGGTTATATTAATTTTCTCGGTAGAGAAAAACAGAAATTTAATGACAATAAAAAGAATTCTAAATAA
- a CDS encoding DUF6794 domain-containing protein yields MKRAFFILMLLSFSAKAGDTLVKHPHYPPLIYEGDDYRFYKYTVRYIPENMLHCFKILATCGDETLCRFMKKSEEKVVEEGMYKKGFRLRKEFCLEGYSSFTSVFHKRGIYYPHAMKTYILLSFHQYLNKERIRWHDNKRMSLAGKKEVNKAWKKRMKRILNPPKAEREMAPASPQDADHLDPIEKEFYSY; encoded by the coding sequence ATGAAAAGAGCTTTTTTCATATTAATGCTACTGTCCTTCTCTGCAAAAGCGGGAGATACTTTGGTGAAACATCCCCATTATCCCCCACTTATTTATGAGGGGGATGATTATCGCTTCTATAAATATACAGTACGTTACATACCTGAAAATATGCTGCACTGTTTCAAAATTTTGGCTACTTGTGGAGACGAAACTTTGTGCCGATTTATGAAAAAATCTGAAGAGAAAGTAGTAGAAGAAGGCATGTACAAAAAGGGATTCCGCTTGCGTAAAGAATTTTGTTTGGAAGGGTATTCTTCATTTACCTCTGTTTTTCATAAGCGTGGCATCTATTATCCACATGCCATGAAAACGTATATTTTATTGAGTTTTCATCAGTACTTGAACAAAGAAAGAATCCGTTGGCACGATAATAAACGCATGTCTTTAGCAGGTAAAAAAGAAGTTAACAAGGCCTGGAAAAAAAGAATGAAACGCATTTTAAACCCTCCAAAGGCCGAGCGTGAAATGGCACCTGCTTCACCACAAGATGCAGATCATTTAGATCCTATTGAAAAGGAATTTTACAGTTATTAA
- a CDS encoding GldL-related protein: MKKLRDILFIIGSIMVVSSFALRMIHIPYTKLSLIAGGIILLIAFIFTPASDEQGDKTLNKYSYFFYIGGGLVILGVLFKIMHWPFAAILLLSGSVIGLIAFLLPNAKEKDHPDKDEILDDFE; encoded by the coding sequence ATGAAAAAGCTAAGGGACATTTTATTCATCATAGGATCCATTATGGTGGTTTCGTCTTTTGCCTTGCGGATGATTCACATTCCGTACACCAAACTATCACTAATTGCAGGTGGAATCATTTTACTTATAGCCTTTATATTCACACCAGCCTCAGATGAACAGGGAGATAAAACCCTGAACAAATACTCTTACTTTTTTTATATAGGTGGTGGCCTGGTAATTTTAGGTGTACTGTTTAAAATAATGCATTGGCCATTTGCTGCAATTTTACTTTTATCAGGATCTGTAATAGGTTTGATTGCCTTTTTACTTCCCAATGCTAAAGAAAAAGATCATCCGGATAAAGACGAGATTCTTGACGACTTTGAATAA
- a CDS encoding 3-hydroxyacyl-CoA dehydrogenase NAD-binding domain-containing protein, which translates to MKQKISILGAGSMGSGIAQVASQSGHEVVLADTSPEQLDKAKAALAKVMGRLVEKGKMSTEDAQAIQDRIKYTTQLSDFANSGLVIEAIIENLDIKKKVFTEIEGIVDANCILASNTSSLSVASIAAACKKADRVIGIHFFNPAPLMPLVEIIPAVQTSAETTKISRDLIDSWKKVTVLAKDTPGFIVNRVARPFYGEALRIYEEGVADFATIDWAMTELGGFRMGPFTLMDYIGNDVNYTVTETVFAAFYYDPRYKPSFTQKRHSEAGWYGRKSGRGYYNYAEGTEMPAPNKDEAVGQKILNRILVMLINEAIDAVFLNIASAEDVDLAMTKGVNYPKGLLAWADEIGLEKVLADLEALQAEYGEDRYRPSVLLRRMVREGKSFGVPA; encoded by the coding sequence ATGAAACAAAAGATATCAATACTCGGAGCAGGATCAATGGGGTCCGGAATTGCACAGGTAGCTTCACAATCAGGTCACGAAGTTGTATTGGCGGATACAAGTCCGGAGCAATTAGATAAAGCAAAAGCAGCTTTAGCTAAAGTGATGGGAAGATTGGTTGAAAAAGGAAAAATGAGTACTGAAGATGCTCAGGCAATTCAGGATAGAATCAAATACACAACTCAATTGAGTGATTTTGCTAATTCGGGATTGGTGATAGAGGCGATTATTGAAAATCTGGATATCAAAAAGAAAGTATTTACCGAGATAGAAGGAATAGTGGATGCTAATTGTATTTTGGCATCTAATACTTCTTCTCTTTCTGTAGCTTCAATCGCGGCGGCTTGTAAAAAAGCAGATCGTGTAATAGGAATTCACTTTTTTAACCCGGCACCATTAATGCCGCTTGTAGAGATTATTCCTGCTGTGCAAACTTCGGCTGAAACAACAAAAATCTCAAGAGATTTAATTGATAGCTGGAAAAAAGTCACTGTTTTAGCTAAAGATACACCTGGGTTTATAGTAAACAGAGTAGCTCGTCCGTTTTATGGTGAGGCCTTAAGAATTTATGAAGAAGGAGTGGCAGATTTTGCAACTATTGATTGGGCAATGACTGAACTTGGAGGATTTAGAATGGGACCTTTTACCTTGATGGATTACATTGGAAATGATGTAAACTATACAGTAACTGAAACAGTTTTTGCTGCATTTTATTATGATCCAAGATACAAGCCATCTTTCACTCAAAAAAGACATTCTGAAGCCGGTTGGTACGGAAGAAAGTCGGGTAGAGGTTATTACAATTATGCAGAGGGAACAGAAATGCCTGCACCTAATAAAGATGAAGCAGTAGGTCAAAAAATCCTGAATAGAATATTGGTGATGTTGATCAATGAGGCAATTGACGCAGTGTTTTTGAATATCGCTTCGGCGGAAGATGTGGATTTAGCTATGACCAAGGGAGTGAATTATCCAAAAGGATTATTAGCCTGGGCAGATGAAATTGGTTTAGAAAAAGTATTGGCAGATTTAGAAGCCTTGCAAGCAGAGTATGGAGAAGATAGATACAGACCATCTGTATTGCTACGAAGAATGGTAAGAGAAGGCAAATCTTTCGGGGTACCTGCTTAA